CGTAGATGTTCTGGCGTAGAATACACGCTTCAACGCGTCGAATATAGGGAACAGCCTATCCCTAGCCGCTAGCCAAGCCACATCTTCTACCGTTATACGCTTACGGCCATAAGACACCGCCTGCAGGTCGTTAACGGCCGACCTCATATCGCCCTCAGACATCTTAGCGATTATCTTCAACGCCTCATCGTCAGCCTCGATCCCCTCAAGCATGCATATTCGCTTAAGATGCTTGACTATATCCCTGACACCAAGCCTCTTAAACTCGATACGCTCGCATACACCCCTTAGAATCGAAAACCTAGGCTGCCATATATCGTTAGCCACGAGGATCATCGGGTTTCTGGTCTCCCGTATGACCTTCAATAGAGCCGCGAGGCCTCCTGTATCTTCACCGGCTATACCGTCGACCTCATCTATCAATATTATGCGTCTACCCTGGCCATAGAGCGTACCCTGCACGGCCGCTCTACCGGCGACCCTTGCGACGGCACTCGCCGTCCTCCAGTCGCTAGCGTTCATCTCCACGAGGTCGTAGTCGAACATCCTAGCGAGTATCAGAGCGAGCGTCGTCTTACCTACACCGGGAGGACCGTATAGGAGCGCAGCCTTCTTTCCGCCTCCAAAACCCCAGTTTTTAAGCCACCTGATAACCCTATCTACGGCTTCACGGTTACCCACATACTCCTCCAGCGTCCGAGGCCTGTACTTCTCCACCCACGGTACGTCGGGCAAGACCTACCCACCTTTAAGGGCCGCCAGCCTTATCCTAGCCAACAAAGCCATTATCTGAACCTCTTCGTCACCACCCTGGCTTATCCTGAAATCCGTCTCACCTATGAGCTCTATGATCTGAACCTTAAGGTGCTCCGGCAGGTTCAACCTGAAAACCTGGCTATGTATCTGCCTGATTATGTCGGAGCCGGAGTACCCGTCTACATAGAGAAGACGGCGAAGCTCGTCTCTGGCCTTAACGAGGTCCCCAGAGACCACGGTGTTCAACAGCTCGGCGACCCGCTTAGGATGAACGAGGCCGACGACGTCGTATACGACCTTAGAGTCTACCACCTCCTTCGTCGCAGCGGCCGCCTGTAGAAGGTTTATAGCCCTTCGGAGGTCGCCGGCCGCGACATCTGCTATGGCCTCCACCCCGTCTTCGAGGAGCTTAACACCCTCAGCCTCCGCTATACGCTTGAGAAACTTTATCGTATCCTCCCTCGGCAGAGGCGTGAACCTGAAGATCGCGCATCTAGACTGGATAGGCTCGATTATACGGCTACTGTAGTTGCACGACAGTATGAAACGGCAAGTATCGGTGTATTTCTCCATAGTTCTTCTCAAAGCATGCTGCGCATCGGCCGTCAAGTGGTCGGCCTCATCCAAGACAAGGATTTTAAAGGGAACGTCTGCAAGACTACGGCTTCGAGCAAAACGCTTAACCGTATCCCTTATCACGTTAATCCCCCTCTCATCGCTATTGTGAAGTAAAACCGGTGTGGTTCCTCCGAAGAATGTTTCAGAACCTGGAACCCCAAAGTCGTAGACCCAACCGTCATAGAACTCCTCGGAAACCTCCGTAATCCGGACTGCATATAGGTCGGATTCTACTAGTCTTTTAAGCCTCTCATACCGTTTCTTATCCTCCCGTGAGAGACTAGTCAGATCGATCATATCCATGACTTTCTTAAGGACCTCTTTAGAGACTCTACGCGCCTTTTTGCTATAAAGCTGGTGTCTTAGAACATTCCTCCAATTACCGTGAAGCCGTAAACGCACGTCTTCAAAGAACGTTATAAACGGAGCTGAAGGCAGGAGTTCGGCTTTAGTATAGCTAAACCTCGTGCCTTTCCAGATGAACCTGACTTCTTGTTCAAAGACAGAAGAATCGATACCGGAAAGCCTAGCTAACCATGCTATATCTATCAGCAATTCCTTTGATACCGAACATATTCTGACGTATTCTCCCCATACCCCAAATCCATCGTTCATGTAGCCCTTGAGAAATTCTATTCTGTCATCCACCGATGCATCAAACATGAAGTTCGGAACCCTCTTATACCTAGCAGTCGACCCTCCGCTATAGAAGCTTTCTCGGAAGAACCTAGCAAGTTGAGTGTTCAACAACC
This region of Candidatus Bathyarchaeota archaeon genomic DNA includes:
- a CDS encoding replication factor C small subunit, which encodes MSELWSEKYRPRSLKEMVDQREIVERLMRFVETRSMPHCLFAGPPGTGKTTAALCLARDLFGSYFADSFMELNASVAPETPVLVRINGEIHRTNFKELDALFFGKDCDARYCRVSGLEVLSLSSNDYGVRFLPVSFIARHKAKRLIRIRYEGGAIRVTPSHSVMVINDKGEIEAKKAEDLKKGDLLISFVSNMSGKKRRIDISAYKPSEFSMLNGKLVRNPKIRLSMEQFELTPDTSWLLGAYLAEGCTGFRSGTSGSVILTFAYPQEIALAERTLSIANRLGLSSYVNLTSSGFDRTRYSAIQVRLLNTQLARFFRESFYSGGSTARYKRVPNFMFDASVDDRIEFLKGYMNDGFGVWGEYVRICSVSKELLIDIAWLARLSGIDSSVFEQEVRFIWKGTRFSYTKAELLPSAPFITFFEDVRLRLHGNWRNVLRHQLYSKKARRVSKEVLKKVMDMIDLTSLSREDKKRYERLKRLVESDLYAVRITEVSEEFYDGWVYDFGVPGSETFFGGTTPVLLHNSDERGINVIRDTVKRFARSRSLADVPFKILVLDEADHLTADAQHALRRTMEKYTDTCRFILSCNYSSRIIEPIQSRCAIFRFTPLPREDTIKFLKRIAEAEGVKLLEDGVEAIADVAAGDLRRAINLLQAAAATKEVVDSKVVYDVVGLVHPKRVAELLNTVVSGDLVKARDELRRLLYVDGYSGSDIIRQIHSQVFRLNLPEHLKVQIIELIGETDFRISQGGDEEVQIMALLARIRLAALKGG
- a CDS encoding replication factor C large subunit, whose amino-acid sequence is MPDVPWVEKYRPRTLEEYVGNREAVDRVIRWLKNWGFGGGKKAALLYGPPGVGKTTLALILARMFDYDLVEMNASDWRTASAVARVAGRAAVQGTLYGQGRRIILIDEVDGIAGEDTGGLAALLKVIRETRNPMILVANDIWQPRFSILRGVCERIEFKRLGVRDIVKHLKRICMLEGIEADDEALKIIAKMSEGDMRSAVNDLQAVSYGRKRITVEDVAWLAARDRLFPIFDALKRVFYARTSTMAKTAINMVDMDPEMFFEWVYENAFRHFNDPEDLAEALENLALADLFLARVKRTQNWKLLSYALELMTAGVAAARKRSRTGWAPFKFPSRIRLLSTLKARRALLNQLAGKVGSKTHTSRVKTLRMHIPYLRVIAKSNPEMAKKVAESLELTDEELNLLSGVEPTVTTSARSYRSRSRRSRRRRR